One window of Solwaraspora sp. WMMA2056 genomic DNA carries:
- a CDS encoding endo-1,4-beta-xylanase, whose protein sequence is MRKTRSIHLIVAASATMVMAAGMAAIVSTPANAATTLGAAAAESGRYFGAATNSFMLNRQPHATVLNREFNSIVAENEMKWYHTEPNQNQFNFTAGDQLIAHARARGMTVRGHTLVWHAQQPAWAQNLSGTALRNAMINHINRVAGHWRGQIHSWDVVNEAFADGSGGGRRDSNLQRTGNDWIEVAFRTARAADPSAKLCYNDYNTDGVNAKSTGIYNMVRDFKARGVPIDCVGLQSHLGTTLDPTYQQNIQRFADLGVDVQITELDIMQGSNQANMYGQVTRACLAVARCTGITVWGVLDPDSWRTGANPLLFDGNGNKKPAYDAVLNALNAGGNNPPPTTAPPTTGPPPITTPPPSGGGCSASVSLNSWNGGFVATVRVTAGSSAINGWRVRLTVPSGATVTGAWNANRSGNTGAVDFTNVDYNGRVAAGQSTEFGFQATGNGSIPAPSCTAS, encoded by the coding sequence ATGAGAAAGACCAGAAGCATCCATCTCATTGTCGCGGCCTCCGCGACGATGGTGATGGCTGCCGGAATGGCGGCGATTGTATCGACGCCAGCCAATGCGGCGACGACGCTTGGCGCGGCGGCGGCAGAGTCCGGCCGCTACTTCGGTGCCGCCACCAACTCGTTCATGCTGAACCGTCAACCACACGCCACGGTCCTCAACCGTGAGTTCAACTCGATCGTGGCCGAGAACGAGATGAAGTGGTACCACACCGAACCCAACCAGAACCAGTTCAACTTCACCGCAGGCGACCAGCTCATTGCCCACGCCCGCGCCCGAGGGATGACCGTACGCGGCCATACCCTCGTCTGGCACGCGCAGCAACCCGCGTGGGCGCAGAACCTGTCCGGCACCGCTTTGCGTAACGCCATGATCAACCACATCAACCGGGTCGCCGGCCACTGGCGGGGCCAGATCCACTCCTGGGACGTGGTCAACGAGGCCTTCGCCGACGGCAGCGGCGGCGGCCGGCGCGACTCCAACCTGCAACGCACCGGCAACGACTGGATCGAGGTCGCTTTCCGTACCGCCCGGGCCGCCGACCCGAGTGCCAAACTCTGCTACAACGACTACAACACCGACGGCGTCAACGCGAAGTCGACCGGCATCTACAACATGGTGCGCGATTTCAAGGCCCGTGGCGTGCCGATCGACTGCGTCGGACTGCAGTCGCACCTGGGCACCACCCTCGACCCCACCTACCAGCAGAACATTCAGCGCTTCGCCGACCTCGGCGTCGACGTACAGATCACCGAGCTCGACATCATGCAAGGCTCGAATCAGGCCAACATGTACGGCCAGGTCACCCGTGCCTGCCTCGCCGTCGCCCGGTGCACCGGCATCACCGTCTGGGGCGTCCTCGACCCCGACTCCTGGCGGACCGGAGCGAACCCGTTGCTGTTCGACGGCAACGGCAACAAGAAGCCCGCCTACGACGCAGTCCTCAACGCACTCAACGCCGGCGGCAACAACCCGCCGCCCACCACGGCGCCGCCCACCACCGGGCCGCCGCCAATTACCACTCCACCGCCGTCGGGCGGCGGCTGCTCGGCCAGCGTGTCGCTGAACTCCTGGAATGGCGGCTTCGTGGCGACCGTGCGGGTCACCGCCGGATCGTCGGCGATCAACGGCTGGCGGGTGCGGCTCACGGTGCCCTCCGGCGCCACGGTCACCGGCGCGTGGAACGCCAACCGCAGCGGCAACACCGGTGCGGTGGACTTCACCAACGTGGACTACAACGGCCGGGTCGCCGCCGGCCAGTCGACAGAGTTCGGCTTCCAAGCCACCGGAAACGGCTCCATTCCCGCGCCCAGTTGCACCGCCAGCTGA